From Fulvivirga lutea:
GAGCCTTTCGGACTTGTTTTCTTGGAAGCCATGGCGGCAGGTTTACCATGCATAGCATATAACGGTCAGGGTAATAGAGATTTAATTAAAAACGGCAAAAATGGCTACTTTTTGGAGGAACATTCTGCCTCTTTATTTGCTGAGAAGATAATAGAACTAATATCAAATGAACAATTATATTTAGAAATATCTAATTATTGCAAGTCCTTCGCTTTGAACTATGATATTGAAATCAAGACTAAAGAATTGATTGACTTTTATAACCAAATTGTATCGGAGTTAAAAGAATAAGAGTTAACTATCTTAACAATAAAATGGAGGAGAATAAACATATCAAATTGCCTTTAGGCACAGTTTCATTATCTCCAGAACTCGGTTCCTACTATATCGATATGAGACCGGCTAAAATTCATTATCAACCTAATATTTGGGGAGGCGATTTTGATCAAAATGGAGTGCCTCGAATAAGTTTTAAAGGTGAGCTTGGTTACTTTCCAATTAATATAGCCCAATATGGCTTTATGCTCCATGCTGAATGGTTAGAAACAGGAAATATAGAAACTCTTGAATTAATGAAGAGTTGCCTGAATGTGTTGGAGGAAATTAAAACTGAAAACAATGACCATTGCGTATGGTGGCATAATGAAATAAATTATAGATATAATATTGAACCTCCATGGGCCTCAGCAATGGCTCAAGGTGAATTAATCTCCTTTTATTTAAGAATGTATCAAATACTAGGAGAAACAGATTTACTCAACACAGCATTAAAATCATATGAATTTATGCGTGTAAATGTTTCAGAGGGGGGTGTAAGACAGTATAGCGAAGATTTAGGAACATGGCTGGAAGAATATCCTTCTGATCCACCATCTTTTGTACTTAATGGGTTCATTTATGCTATTTTTGGTATATACGATTTATACAGAGTTACAAGAAATGAGTTGATTAATGAGGATTTGCAAAGGTTATTAAATACGGTAAAAAATAACCTTAGTAAATTCGATGCGGGATTTTGGTCTTATTACGATCTTCAAAAAAAAGAGTTAGTGCGTTATTATTATCAAAAGAATGTCCATATTCCTCAATTAAATGTACTATATCAGTTAACTAATGAACCAGTATTTTTAAAATACGCTGAAAAGTGGGAGAGACAACTTACAAGTATTAATTATTTGATTGTGAAAATTATGTACAGAGTTTTACCAAGAGTAAGAAAATTGAAAAAGTTAATCTCATTTTGAATCTCTATTTTTTATGTGACCAATACCCGATTGGTAAAGGGGAGTTTTTTGTAGACAATGAAATTAAAATTCTTGCCTCATACTTTGATGAAGTTTATATATTCATTCCTAGACAGTCAGCTTACGACTTAGGAAGGCAGGTACCCAAAAATCTTAAAGTTATAGAGTATGATCTGAACTTTAGTAAGTGGGATGTTATAAGGTATTACTATTTATTTTTTAAACTATTTTTTCTAGCAGAGCTAGTCTTTGCCATTAAAAAGTTAGGGTTTTCTCAATGCCTTAATAGCCTTAAGATCATGATTGTTGATGTTTTAAAGGCAAAGAAGCTTAGTTTGCTTCTATTCAAGTCAATATCACTCAATCCTAAGAAAGAAGGATTATTATATTCATATTGGAATGACTATAAGGCGCTATCAATAGCCTTAATAAAACAAAAATACCCACTAATAAAAGGCATATCACGAGCACATGGTTGGGATGTCTTCGCAGAAAGGCAACGCATTCCATACTTACCATTTAAGAAATTTATATGTAGTAGTTTGGAGCAGACTTATTCAATTTCCACTTCAGGGATGAATGAATTGTTAAGTGTGTACGGCCTGCCTTCAGATAAGATTAGCGTTAGTAGATTAGGGACAATTAATAATGCCTCTTATAACATGAATAATCCTACTAATGGATTTACAATATGTAGTTGTTCAAATTTAATTCCACTTAAGCGAGTTCATTTAATAATAGAAATATTGAGCTTGCTTAAAACCAAGGATGTTCATTGGATACATTTTGGGGATGGCCCACAAAAAGATGAATTGATGTCGTTAGCCAAGATAAGATTAAAGGAAAGTAGTTATACCTTTTCAGGTCTTGTTCCTAATCATGAGATAATAGAACATTATACTAATAATTTCATTGACTTATTTATAAATGTTAGCAGTTCAGAGGGAATACCTGTAAGTATTATGGAAGCAATGTCGGCAGGGATACCTGTGATAGCCACTAATGTTGGAGGTAGTGCTGAAATTGTAAATAACAATAATGGATTTTTGATTGAGAGGGACTTTAATATTGAACAGGCGGCAGAATTGATTGACCATTATTTCTCCAGACCTGTTGATTATCGTGAACAAAAGAGAGAAGCAGCCTACTCCTATTGGCACAAGCACTATAATGCTAATATTAACTATCATACTTTTGCACAGGCAATAATTCATGTATGAGAAAAATACTTATAATAAGTTACTTTTTTCCTCCAAGCATTCTCACAGCATCTAATCGAGTTGAAGGGTGGGCCAAGCATTTGGCTAAATTCGGTTATTATCCCATTGTAATAACTAGAAATTGGGACATTCAAGGATCGCAGGAAAAGCAACGGTTGCAAACTAGTGGTAAAAAAATAGAGGTTAACTACCATGATGATTTTGAGGTGCACTATCTACCATATAGATCTTCATTTAGAGATATATGTTTGAATAGAAACTGGAGATTTTTATCACGCGTGCTCACATTTTTTGAATTGATATTAAGGAATTTTACTGTTCAAATTATACCTTATCGCAACCTGTATTTTTATGCTAAAAAAATAATTAAAAAAAATACAGATATAACGGGAGTACTCATATCAGCAAACCCTTTTGAGCAATTCCTTTTTGGTTTTAAATTAAAAAAACTATTTCCTGAGTTAAAGTGGATTGCAGAATATAGAGATGAATGGACAACAAGAAAAGAATATGACAGTACAAGAGGCAAAAATTCTCTAGTTAAATTTCTTGAGAGAAGGTCGGAAACTAAATGGTTGAAAGAAGCTGATTTGGTATTTACAACCTGTTCTTATTTTTCAAATAGAATATCTCAGCTATTGAATCAAAATGTTGAAGTAATACCTCATGGGATGGTAGATGCGTTGCTAGCTACAGATGATAGGGAAATTGATAAACAAAAGTTTAAGATTGTTTATGGGGGTACTTTGTATTCAAATCAGCCTGTCGAAAGCTTTCTTAGAGCCTGGCAGTCTTTCGCTAGAGATAAAGAAGATACAGAACTTTTGTTTTTAGGTGCTAATGTTGATTCATCCGTAAATATACGTCTGCAGCCTTATGTTTGTGAAAATGTAAAAGTAACCGAACGAATAAAACGAGTAGAATCTGATAAAATGCATCAGGAAGCAGCTATTTTATTGCTTCTACCTTATGATAATATGAAGGGTTGGCCCTCAAGTAAATTATATCATTATCTCACCTATAAACGGCCAATTCTACTATTTCCGAATGATCATGATATTATGGAAGAAGTACTTATGGATACCAAATTAGGAATTATTCCAAAAAGTGAACCTGAACTTGTTTCTATATTAGAATTAAACTATGAAAGTTGGAAGAAAGGTCGATTTAATCCTATTAAAGGCGAAAATATTCATAAATATACTCAGGCACAGCAGGCTAAAATACTATCTGAATATTTGAATCAATTAAATGCCAATTAATGGTATCCCATTCTATAGTTATAAATTTAGATGAGGTCAAGGCACTAAAACCAGTATGAGGAAAATCGATTTAATGATAATAGGAGCACAAAAAGCTGGTACTACTTCGCTAAAAAATTATTTAGCTGAGCATCCAGACATTGGTGTGCATATTACAGAAGAACTAGCTTATTTTCAATCTGAAAATGAATATTCAAAAGGTTTCGATACATCCTTTAAAAGAAGTTACCTTAAACAAAATGCTAAGGTTATTGTAGCGAAAAATGCGGGCCTTTATGAACGGGAGTTGTATTTAAGTAGATTAAGCGGACATAATAAAGACTGTAAAATTGTCTTTATCATAAGAAATCCTGTAGATAGGGCATTCTCATCTTATTTAATGGAAAAAAGAGAAGGATTTATTGATTTTGATTCTAAAAAACTTGTAGATATAATATCGTCAGATGATCCTTATGACAAGAACTATTTCAGAAAGTTTTTAGGGTTAGGATTGTATTCAATTCATTTGCAAAACATATTAGCTCATTTCCCAAAAGAGAATGTACACATATTTACTTTTGAGGAATTAAAGTCAGATGCACAGCAGGTTTGTTCAAAAATATTTGAGATTCTGAATATTGATCCTACGATTTATATTAACGCAAATAAGGTTTACAACAAAAGAAAACACATACGTTCCAAACGTTTGGCAAGAATATTAAATAGATTGAAACAAGAGGAGAATCCATTGAAAAGGGTTTCTAAAAAGATTATCCCATATCGATGGTTTTTAAAATTATCAAAACGCATTCAATCAATTAATTACACAAAAGAAGAAACCCAGCGTGAAGTATTGAGTGATGATGTTAGAATGCAATTAATTGAATTTTATAAACCCTACAATTTGAAATTGTCAAAAATGATTGGGAGAGAATTAAGTGATTGGAATAAGGTAAGGAATTAAATGTGTGGCATAGCTGGTATTTACGGAAATTTCAAGAATCAGGAAATAACTATTAGAAATATTACTAATAAGTTGAAACACCGTGGCCCTGATTCTGAAGGCTATTATGTAAATACAACATCAGGAATTGCCTTAGGTCATAGGCGGTTAAGCATCCTTGATTTATCAGAGAATGGAAATCAGCCATTCTATTCTCATTGCAAGAGGTATGTAATGGTATATAATGGCGAAGTGTTTAATTACAAAGAAATCGCTTCGAACCTGAATATAAACCTTAAAACGAATTGTGATTCCGAAGCAATTATTGAGGCGTTTGTTTTAGTGGGTAAACAATTTGTACATCAATTAAATGGTATGTTTGCCATTGTAATATATGATACTTTAAAAAATTCGATTTACTTATTTCGGGATAGATTGGGGATTAAACCATTATTCTATTTATATAATCCATCCAACAATCAGTTTGCTTTTTCATCAGAGATTAAATCACTTAAACCACTACTTTCAGAAAGCCAACCAGATATAAATCAACACTCCTTGGCTGAATTTTTACACTTAGGTTATATTTCTCAGTCTTCAACAATTTATAGTGACATCCTAAAATTTCCATCTGGTAGTTATGGCGTCTATCATGATAATCATTTAGAAATAGACTCTTATTGGGAGCCAGAGACCCATATATCAACTGAAGTGATTAAAGATGAAATTGAGGCTAAAGATAGATTAAGTGAATTGCTTACAGATGCTGTAAGAATGAGAATGATAGCCGATGTACCGCTAGGTACATTTCTTAGTGGGGGCATAGATTCAAGTATTGTTACTGCCTTCGCACAAAGACTTTCTGACTTGCCTATAAAAACATTTTCTATAGGGTTTAAAGACAATAAATATAACGAAAGTGTATTTGCAAAATCTGTGGCAAAACATTTGGGAACGGAACATTATGAATTCATACTTACAGAGCAAGATGCTTTAGATCAAATTACTAACTTATTGGATATATATGATGAACCATTTGCTGATTCATCTGCAATTCCCACTTTGTTAGTAAGCAGGATGGCTCGAAAAGAAGTGACCGTAGCTCTTTCTGGTGATGGTGGAGATGAGCAGTTTATGGGTTATGGCATGTATGACTGGTCTAACCGACTGTCAAATCCAATTATAAATACATTTAGAAAGCCATTAGCCTATGGTTTAAAAACAGTAGGAAATAACCGTTTAATGCGTGGAGCGGAAGTTTTGAATTATTATTCAAAAAAAAATATCGAAAGTCATATATTCTCTCAAGAGCAATATTTATTCTCTGAACGAGAATTGAATTTAATATTAGTTAATCCCCCAGATGAGTTGGCCATTTTTAAAAATTTTGGAAAAATACCTCGAAAACTAACTGCATCTGAAAAACAATCATTCTTTGATTTAAAATATTACCTAAAAGATGATTTGTTAGTAAAAGTTGATCGAGCTTCTATGTTTCATTCATTAGAGGTAAGAGTTCCACTTCTAGATCACAATTTGGTTGAATTTACACTTAATCTTGATGAGAAGTTGAAAATAAAAAAAGGTATTAAAAAGTACCTGCTAAAACAAGTACTCTATGATTACGTACCTGAAAGCTATTTTAACAGACCCAAATGGGGGTTTTCAATTCCGCTAGAGCGTTGGCTCAGCACTAGTTTAAAGTATCTTTTAGATGAATATTTGTCTAAAGAAGTAGTGGAAGATTGCGGCATTGTAAACTGGGAGATTGTGAGAGATATCAAAACACAGTTTTTTTCTGGTAGAGTTTTTTTATACAATAGATTATGGGCACTTATATTAATACATAAATGGATAAAGGCTCAGTAAAACATATACTTTATTTGTCTTACGATGGAATGACAGATCCTTTAGGTCAGTCTCAAGTGCTCCCTTATTTAGTTGGTCTTTCAAATAAAGGTTTTAAATTTTCATTGCTCTCATTCGAGAAAAAGGTAAATAGTGATAATGAAAAAATAATTAATGAAATTATTAATACGGTTGATATATCGTGGTTTCCACAATCCTATTCGAAAAGACCTCCTGTACTATCAACAATTTGGGACATCATTAAGATGTATAATGCTTCGAAAAGAATCTTAAAGAAAAACCCTTATGTTATTGTTCATTGTAGGAGTTATGTGGCAGCCCTTGTCGGTCTAAAGCTGAAAAAGAAATTCGGAATTAAATTCGTATTTGACATGCGCGGGTTCTGGGTAGACGAACGAGTTGAAGGAGGTATTTGGAAGTTATCCAATCCGTTTTATAAATTAATCTATAGGTTTTTTAAAGAAAAGGAATCTTATTTCTTTAATGATAGTGATTACATAATTTCATTAACCCAGGCTGGTAAAGAAGAAATAATTAGTAATTATTTATCTAAAAATGTACCTATCGAAGTAATACCATGTTGTGTTAATAGTGATTTGTTTGATTATAAAACGGTAAATCATAATAGGCAAATTGGACTACAAAGTACTTTAAAACTTGACACAGATAATTTCATAATCTCATATTTAGGATCTATTGGTACTTGGTATATGTTGGATGAAATGCTTGAATTCTTTAAAGAGCTTTTAAACAAAAAACCAAATGCAATTTTTCTATTCATAACAGCTGATAATCCTTTAATAATAGAGAGGAAAGCTAGTGAGTTAGGTATTAATAAAAATCAGATTAGAATTACTAAAGTTACTAGGAAGGAAGTCCCAGATTATTTAGCGCTAAGTGATGTAGCCCTATTTTTTATAAAACCTGTTTATTCTAAAATCGCTTCATCTCCTACCAAATTAGCTGAAATTATGGCAATGGGGATTCCAATTATTTGTAATGACAATGTAGGTGACATTAAAAGCATAGTAAATGACGAGGTTGGTTATGTTATTAATCAATTTACTAAATCAGAATATCAAAATGCTATTCGTAAAATACCAAGGCTAATGCAAAAGGATAAGTTAAAGATTAGAAATCAATCGATAAGACAATTTAATTTGGATCGTGGTATAGACAAGTATGCTAATGCATACAATAAGCTAGTTTGAAAAATAGGGTTACATCCAGTCAAATAATAATATAAATTGAAATTAAAGGTTTGACAATTAACTTATCAGAAAATATTCTCAATCTTACCTCAACTCTTTTACTGTCGTTAGTGGTACTAAATAGTTATGGGCAATCCGTATTGGATGTTACAGTTAATAATTCAGTATGTATTGAGCAACAGTTGAACATAGAAAACAATTCAACTGGATTCACTAACTATTTTTGGGATTTTTGTATTGGTGACTTCAATGAAGAGCCCATAATCAATTCCTCTAGTATTACTGGAATGAATTTTGGGTCAGGCATTGAGCTGGTGGAAGATCAGGGAAACTGGTTTGGGTTTGTGCTGGACCGTGGAGCCGGATTCGAGGTGTTCAGGTTAGACTTTGGTGATAGTCCATTGAATGATCCTATAGTTACGGAACTTAATTTAACAGACGGACTCTTCTTAAAACCACCAGATGATATATCAGTTTTAAAATTTAACAACGTTTGGCATGCTGTAATAGGTTATAGAGAAACAGGTGGGGAAATTATAAGATTAGATTTCGGACCATCATTAACGAATAATAATCCTGTTGAAATAAATCTTGGAAATTTCGGGTATACAACCAATGCCATTAGAAATGTACAATTGATTGATCAATCTGGTGATTTAGTACTGATGCTAGCTCCAAACACAGGCTTCAGTTTTTGGCGTATTAATTATGGTGATTCGTTTGATAATGAAATAGATATATTAACTGATGTGATTAAAACAACAGCTCCTGAAGCTGATTTAAATAGACTCATGGGTTTTGATATAAAAATAATAAATGGTGATTATATTCTTCATTGTGTAACAATAAATGCTGCTAAAATTATGCGATTAAATTTTGGTAGTAGTTTAATGAACACCCCGACATGGGATGCTATTTATAATTTTACTGGACCTTCAAATTCCCATGATATAGATCTGGTGAGAGATGGCAGTAATTTTTACGGATATGTTAGCAACTCTAGTCAGTCACCTAAGGTTTTCAATTTTGGCGACCTAACTGCTGTACAACAACCTGCTGAGATTAGTTATAGCGCAACCATACCGACCATTGATGCTATTGATGTATTTCGTTTTGATGGACGCTCCTTTATTTACGGGGTTAATAATTCTGTGTTTAACCGTATTGAGCATTATTATAATTGTCCTGTTAATCTTCAAACAAATGCGGAAAATGAACCTGAAATTTTTTATAACGAGGAAGGCTCTTATGAAATTAGTTTAGAATGTACCGCACCAGAAGGGGTTAGTAATTTCACTGAAACGATCACAGTATCTCCCGATATTGCCCCCACTATCTCCTTCGCCAACCAGACCATCTGCCAATCTTCACCCATCCAATTCTCGTCAACCACGGATGGTACAGGGTTAACCTATACCTGGGACTTTGGAGATGGAAGTCCAACTTCGGGTGACGCTAACCCAACTCACAGCTATGCCTCTGCCGGAGAATATGAAGTAAAGTTAAGTATTGAAGATGGCACATGTGGAAACTTTACTAAACAAACCATTACTGTTTACCCAGAACCAGCCCCTGATTTCACAATTCCTAGTGGCAATATCTGCACCAATCAAAACTACCTATTCACAAATGATACGCCCGGTAATTTCGATGGCCTCATCAGCTACACATGGCAGCTTGATGGTGAAACTGTTTCTACTGATGAAGACCTAGGCTTACTATTTACCTCTGGCGGAACCAAGGAACTGAAACTTATTGCTAGCATTCCCGGGTGTGATGTAGAGATAGCTAAAAACCTAACTGATATTAAGGAAGGATCACTTTCCGAATTTGTTTTCGATGATGCCTGCATTGGTGAACTTGTACAATTTACTAACCAGTCCATTGGAGCTATTACAGATTTCAATTGGGATTTTGGTAATGGTTTTTCTTCTACACTGGAAAATCCCCAACTTGAGTTTGCTGATGCAGGCACATTTGAGGTAACGCTTGAATTAACAAATGCTGATGGATGCGTCACTTCTGATCAGCAATTAATCACCATTCATCCATTGCCAGAAGTGAATTTTGAATCTGATCTGTCATGTGAAAACTTACCCACGCAATTCAATGATCTTTCATCGGTAACCCTTGACAATTTAAATAGCTGGAGTTGGAATTTTGATGATGGATCTGAACCAGTGACTTCACAAAATACATCACATGTTTTTAGTGAGAATGATAATTACGATGTAAAGCTGATTGTGGGCACCACCTTTGGTTGCCTGGATAGTTTAACACAAACTATTACAGTATTGGAAGCCCCAGAAGCTGAATTTTCTTTTGATAAATTGTGTGAAGATGTGGTTATCAATTTTTCAGATGAGTCCATACCATTGGCAGATGAGGCTATTACCAATTGGGCTTGGAATATTGGTGGAGTATTTCGTGGACAGCAAAACCCCTCATACACGTTCGAAGAACCTATAGATTATCCGGTTTCATTAACTATTACTTCAGAAAACCTCTGTACTTCCACGATTGAAAAAGTGATAAGTATACCACCTTCACCTTCACCTTCTTTTATAGTTGAAGATAATTGCACCAATGAATTAACACGTTTAATAGATGTTACTGAGATCTCTGGAGATGAAATTACCAGTTGGAGTTGGACGTATGATGAGCAACAACTAGGGACTGAATCATCCGTAGAAAATTTATTTAGCGATTCAGGTACATATCTGGTGAGTATGAATTTGCTTACTGCCAATGGATGCGAGTATGAGGTCAGTCAAAACGTTGAAGTGTTTCAGGCACCACAGGCGTCTTTTAGCCCATCAACAACATTTGGCGCTCCTGAATTGGAGGTTGATTTTGTAAATAACTCGACCGGGGCAATAACTTATCGCTGGGATTTTATGGATGGAAACACTTCTGAGGCAATTAATCCAACAAATAATTTTACCTCTATTGGAGAATACGATGTTCAATTGATCGCCATTAATGAACAGGATTGCCGAGATACAGTATCGCAAAGAATTAGTGTTTTGGAACCTACATTAGATCTTGAAATAACTAGTTTAATGTTGGTTGAACGACCAAATGGAGACGCTATATCTCTAACTATTTCAAATAGTGGTAGTATCCGTCATGATAGTCTATTAGTTACACTAGATTTAGGTGGCGAGGCTTCATTTCAACAAATATTACGAAGTGAGTTATTACCTCAAGAAACCATCACCAGACAACTTGAATTGGGCCTTACCAACAGAAGGCTTAATTATTTGTGTGCCACGGTTCAGAGTTTTTATGCCATCGAAGAAGAAAATTCTGATAATAATAACTCATGCATCACTTACAACAATGCCAATCTGGTAACCAGCTTGCCATACCCAAATCCTTCAAACGGAATCGTTACTATTGATCTTATAACTACTGAAGAAGCAGACGTACAGATACAAATTGTTAATAGTCAGGGACATTTAATATCTTCATTTTCTGATGTTAAGCCACGAGGTAATAATAATCTTGTTCTTGATTTATCAGAATTATCAGGAGGAACGTATCTCATAAGACTCAAACTTCTTGGTACAGAAAAGCTTTACAGGGTGATGATCAGCAATTAGCATTCTGGTAATAATCTAATAATACATCTGTTAAGCTACTATCTTTTTAATTTTTATCTTTGCGCCAAATAAAATTTGGTCAAACTCAAAATGAAGAATAAAATTAAATTAGATAAAATCGATCGGAAGATCCTTGAAATCCTTCAGTCGAATGCTAAAATTACGAATGCTAATCTGGCTACTAAAATTGGCCTTTCTCCAGCTCCTACACTCGAGCGAGTTAAAAAACTGGAGAACTCAGGTATTATTAAAAGCTATCACGCAAAGTTAGATACAGACATTGTAGGGTTAGGTGTTAGCACATTTGTGATGGTATCTCTGAAAGGGCATAACAAAGACAATATTGACAAGTTCATTGAGAGCATTGCAGAGATAGATGAAATTATTGAGTGCCATCATATCACTGGTTCTGGTGATTTTATTCTGAAGATTATCGCTGAAGATATCGCTGCTTATCAACGATTAATGCTCGAAAAGGTGAGTAATATAGATGTCGTGGATAGTATGCAATCTATGGTAATCTTATCTACATTTAAAGACAGTAAAATAATGCCGCTTCCTTAATTATGGTAGAAAGTAAATCACTCGTACTGGATAACAAACAGGTTAACCAAAAGATCAGGCGTATGGCCTTCCAAATCTTTGAAAATAATTTCAATGAGAAGGAAATTGTATTGGCCGGAATCAAAAATAAAGGCTATATACTGGCTCAGTTATTACAGGAGCAACTGAATGAAATAGCTTCATTTAAAACACGCTTAGTGGGCGTTTCTTTAGATAAAGAAGCTCCTACACAGAGTAATATTTCACTCGATTGTGACGAAAAAGAGGTAAAAAATAAGACAATCATCTTAATTGATGATGTTTCTAACACGGGAAGAACGATGGCTTACAGCTTAAAGCCATTTTTAAATATTAAGGTTAAAAAGCTGGAAACCTCTGTTTTGGTAAATAGAAGTCATACTCAATTTCCCATTTCAATAAAATATAGCGGTTTTGAGCTAGCGACAACCATTAAAGAGCATGTAGAAGTTCTTTTAGAAAAGGAAGAGAAATGCGTGTACCTTCTGTAGTAAGATTCAATTGAAATACTATGATGCTACCCTTATCTTGCATGTTCAATTTTAATTCGTATGTCAGTTTCAGAAAAACTTTTAGAGTCTAAGTTGGAAAGAGATAGGGAAAAGCAGGAAAT
This genomic window contains:
- a CDS encoding phosphoribosyltransferase family protein, translating into MVESKSLVLDNKQVNQKIRRMAFQIFENNFNEKEIVLAGIKNKGYILAQLLQEQLNEIASFKTRLVGVSLDKEAPTQSNISLDCDEKEVKNKTIILIDDVSNTGRTMAYSLKPFLNIKVKKLETSVLVNRSHTQFPISIKYSGFELATTIKEHVEVLLEKEEKCVYLL
- a CDS encoding PKD domain-containing protein; translation: MTINLSENILNLTSTLLLSLVVLNSYGQSVLDVTVNNSVCIEQQLNIENNSTGFTNYFWDFCIGDFNEEPIINSSSITGMNFGSGIELVEDQGNWFGFVLDRGAGFEVFRLDFGDSPLNDPIVTELNLTDGLFLKPPDDISVLKFNNVWHAVIGYRETGGEIIRLDFGPSLTNNNPVEINLGNFGYTTNAIRNVQLIDQSGDLVLMLAPNTGFSFWRINYGDSFDNEIDILTDVIKTTAPEADLNRLMGFDIKIINGDYILHCVTINAAKIMRLNFGSSLMNTPTWDAIYNFTGPSNSHDIDLVRDGSNFYGYVSNSSQSPKVFNFGDLTAVQQPAEISYSATIPTIDAIDVFRFDGRSFIYGVNNSVFNRIEHYYNCPVNLQTNAENEPEIFYNEEGSYEISLECTAPEGVSNFTETITVSPDIAPTISFANQTICQSSPIQFSSTTDGTGLTYTWDFGDGSPTSGDANPTHSYASAGEYEVKLSIEDGTCGNFTKQTITVYPEPAPDFTIPSGNICTNQNYLFTNDTPGNFDGLISYTWQLDGETVSTDEDLGLLFTSGGTKELKLIASIPGCDVEIAKNLTDIKEGSLSEFVFDDACIGELVQFTNQSIGAITDFNWDFGNGFSSTLENPQLEFADAGTFEVTLELTNADGCVTSDQQLITIHPLPEVNFESDLSCENLPTQFNDLSSVTLDNLNSWSWNFDDGSEPVTSQNTSHVFSENDNYDVKLIVGTTFGCLDSLTQTITVLEAPEAEFSFDKLCEDVVINFSDESIPLADEAITNWAWNIGGVFRGQQNPSYTFEEPIDYPVSLTITSENLCTSTIEKVISIPPSPSPSFIVEDNCTNELTRLIDVTEISGDEITSWSWTYDEQQLGTESSVENLFSDSGTYLVSMNLLTANGCEYEVSQNVEVFQAPQASFSPSTTFGAPELEVDFVNNSTGAITYRWDFMDGNTSEAINPTNNFTSIGEYDVQLIAINEQDCRDTVSQRISVLEPTLDLEITSLMLVERPNGDAISLTISNSGSIRHDSLLVTLDLGGEASFQQILRSELLPQETITRQLELGLTNRRLNYLCATVQSFYAIEEENSDNNNSCITYNNANLVTSLPYPNPSNGIVTIDLITTEEADVQIQIVNSQGHLISSFSDVKPRGNNNLVLDLSELSGGTYLIRLKLLGTEKLYRVMISN
- a CDS encoding Lrp/AsnC family transcriptional regulator, with product MKNKIKLDKIDRKILEILQSNAKITNANLATKIGLSPAPTLERVKKLENSGIIKSYHAKLDTDIVGLGVSTFVMVSLKGHNKDNIDKFIESIAEIDEIIECHHITGSGDFILKIIAEDIAAYQRLMLEKVSNIDVVDSMQSMVILSTFKDSKIMPLP